In a single window of the Mustelus asterias chromosome 3, sMusAst1.hap1.1, whole genome shotgun sequence genome:
- the LOC144484282 gene encoding uncharacterized protein LOC144484282, whose protein sequence is MFKMQQLLNRGPPHLILSLMMLGFITLTAGSYLRPGTVRLKCCESVSRKNFSFDIKRYRIQHEMKPCVKAIILYTKEKGPLCTHPKARWVPKKIKKLLSAARLPQSLIEFLH, encoded by the exons ATGTTTAAGATGCAGCAGTTGTTAAATAGGGGACCTCCTCATCTTATTCTCTCCTTGATGATGCTTGGCTTCATTACTTTGACTGCTGGGTCGT ATCTGCGGCCAGGTACGGTTCGGCTCAAGTGCTGTGAGTCTGTTTCCCGGAAGAACTTCAGTTTTGACATCAAACGATACAGGATTCAGCATGAGATGAAGCCTTGTGTTAAAGCTATTAT ATTGTACACCAAAGAGAAGGGACCACTTTGTACTCATCCTAAAGCACGGTGGGTGCCAAAGAAGATCAAAAAGCTGCT GTCTGCTGCTCGCCTGCCTCAGAGTTTAATTGAATTTCTTCACTGA